Proteins found in one Methanothermobacter thermautotrophicus genomic segment:
- a CDS encoding archaeosine biosynthesis radical SAM protein RaSEA: MDRLTFTSRKRALKRIKRRSISELAASWVQDDILYSGRGRALFMILPTIGCSWALSESGGCNMCSYISDSFLEPVKSSEITAIFDEIISRHEFDGKMAVKIFTSGSFLNPEEFPEDARTYILKRLSRIDAVEEIIFESRPEYIEENVLRECCELVPEKIVEVSIGLETCDEKTRLLKINKGFTGSEFERAVGVIRDLKDDFRLKSKAYILVKPVLVSEKRAIDEAISTAIYAEKTGVDRVSFCPSTVHRGTIMEDLWRRGSYRPPWIWSLVEIINRTRETVSIPSIMDTSGFGTSRGPYNCKKCNRDLKKLIIKSNLEQARVPPYECECRERWSAELKFSELTGSTDIKYNDYS; the protein is encoded by the coding sequence ATGGATAGGTTAACATTCACGAGCAGAAAAAGGGCTTTGAAGAGAATAAAAAGAAGAAGTATCAGTGAGCTTGCAGCGAGCTGGGTTCAGGACGATATCCTCTATTCTGGCAGGGGTCGGGCCCTATTCATGATCCTACCAACAATTGGATGTTCATGGGCCCTCTCAGAGAGCGGTGGCTGTAACATGTGCAGCTACATCTCAGACTCATTCCTCGAACCGGTGAAGTCCAGTGAAATCACAGCAATCTTCGATGAAATCATTTCACGCCACGAATTTGATGGTAAGATGGCTGTTAAGATATTCACATCAGGAAGTTTTCTTAACCCCGAAGAATTCCCAGAGGATGCGAGGACATATATACTTAAGAGACTCAGCAGGATTGACGCCGTTGAGGAAATCATCTTCGAATCAAGGCCCGAATATATTGAAGAGAATGTCCTTCGTGAATGCTGTGAACTTGTACCTGAAAAGATAGTTGAGGTGAGCATAGGCCTTGAGACCTGTGACGAAAAAACCAGACTCCTCAAGATAAATAAGGGTTTCACCGGCAGCGAATTTGAAAGGGCCGTGGGCGTCATTCGTGACCTTAAAGACGATTTCAGGCTAAAATCCAAGGCATACATCCTTGTAAAGCCTGTCCTGGTCTCAGAGAAAAGGGCAATAGATGAGGCTATTTCAACAGCCATCTACGCTGAAAAAACCGGTGTTGATAGGGTATCATTCTGTCCATCCACTGTGCACAGGGGGACCATCATGGAGGACCTCTGGAGGAGGGGGTCCTACAGGCCGCCGTGGATATGGAGTCTTGTTGAGATAATTAACAGGACCAGAGAGACCGTTTCAATACCATCAATAATGGATACCTCAGGTTTTGGGACGTCAAGGGGTCCCTACAACTGCAAGAAGTGTAACCGGGACCTGAAGAAGCTCATAATAAAATCAAACCTTGAACAGGCAAGGGTTCCTCCCTATGAATGTGAGTGCAGGGAGCGGTGGAGTGCGGAGCTAAAATTCTCAGAACTCACAGGCTCAACTGACATAAAATATAATGATTACAGCTAG
- a CDS encoding adenylyltransferase/cytidyltransferase family protein, protein MIGISADFDPVHLGHARLIEKGREIADETGDDVVIYLNKDFSANHAPFFVPYEARKEMALKAGADRVVPVEGLHHRLTLAYTVPIRIAMMIEDGVVDYVDAANVSTDLITRKAREFASRGIFSGIPRELPNRNVIRWFAVNEFLYGKYGRKMRFHIIPELTVDGSKISGREIRQRIIENNLEIPADVERVLPDSTIRILEREIERGAVPGRRNLEIIKDRMNNLSQADLMEIAYLNADAVNSIVRNRRFYRENQIWAAFRKAGYGPVLTRLAMSSLEMNVTRSEVRDLIEHYTERGWIPPDQSVINVIRRAWFVSERVAEGVSSKRANEMFQSGKHHLKPPLKVEAGLNLRRDEVKLVRDGMDAKIYVDRRGMLSCQIRDGVKIKSPMHLPAQMATYLRLIIDSQIIPFIGKVKRRKGGLRVLIKIN, encoded by the coding sequence ATGATAGGTATAAGCGCTGATTTTGACCCTGTACATCTTGGACACGCCAGACTCATAGAAAAGGGACGTGAAATAGCTGATGAAACAGGGGATGATGTAGTTATCTACCTTAACAAGGACTTCAGCGCAAATCACGCGCCCTTCTTCGTCCCCTATGAGGCCCGGAAGGAGATGGCCCTTAAGGCCGGAGCAGACAGGGTTGTTCCCGTTGAGGGCCTGCACCACCGCCTCACCCTCGCCTACACTGTCCCCATAAGGATAGCCATGATGATAGAGGATGGTGTTGTTGACTATGTCGATGCAGCCAATGTTTCAACTGACCTCATAACCAGAAAGGCCAGGGAATTTGCATCAAGGGGAATATTCAGTGGAATACCCCGTGAACTGCCAAACAGGAATGTTATAAGATGGTTTGCTGTCAATGAATTCCTCTATGGTAAGTACGGCCGTAAAATGAGGTTCCATATCATTCCAGAACTCACTGTCGATGGTTCAAAGATTTCAGGCAGGGAGATAAGGCAGAGAATAATTGAAAATAACCTTGAGATCCCTGCCGATGTTGAGAGGGTACTGCCTGATTCAACCATACGCATACTTGAAAGGGAAATAGAGAGGGGTGCTGTTCCAGGCCGTCGAAACCTTGAAATCATAAAGGACAGGATGAACAACCTGTCACAGGCTGATCTCATGGAAATAGCATACCTCAACGCTGACGCTGTGAATTCCATAGTTAGAAACAGGAGATTTTACAGGGAGAATCAGATATGGGCAGCCTTCAGAAAGGCAGGGTATGGGCCAGTCCTCACAAGGCTTGCCATGAGTTCCCTTGAGATGAACGTCACGAGGTCCGAGGTGCGGGACCTGATCGAGCACTACACTGAGAGGGGGTGGATCCCTCCTGATCAGAGCGTGATAAACGTTATAAGGAGGGCCTGGTTCGTATCAGAGAGAGTGGCTGAGGGTGTCAGTTCAAAGAGGGCCAATGAAATGTTTCAGAGCGGTAAACACCATTTGAAGCCCCCATTGAAGGTTGAGGCTGGCCTGAATCTGCGAAGGGATGAGGTTAAACTGGTCAGGGATGGTATGGATGCAAAGATATACGTTGACAGGAGGGGTATGCTCTCCTGTCAGATAAGGGATGGTGTAAAGATAAAAAGCCCCATGCACCTGCCTGCCCAGATGGCAACCTATCTCAGGCTCATAATAGACTCACAGATAATACCCTTCATCGGGAAGGTTAAAAGGAGAAAGGGAGGACTCAGAGTCCTCATAAAAATCAACTGA
- a CDS encoding NAD(P)-dependent oxidoreductase: protein MRVGFIGFGEVAYTLASRLISRGAEVVTSLEGRSPSTIERARALGVTEASEEDVYSCEVVISAVTPDVALEAARRAGRHVRGIYVDMNNISPGTVRMASSLIENGGFVDAAIMGSVRRKGADVLIIASGRDATEFMKLNMYGLNIEVRGSEPGDASAIKMLRSSYTKGVSALLWETLTAARRMGLEEDVLEMLEYTEGRDFRESAISRLKSSCIHARRRYEEMNEVQNMLGEVIDPVMPPCIMRVFERLLDAEVSADEDYREVLDGVIDAFL, encoded by the coding sequence TTGAGAGTTGGATTTATAGGTTTTGGTGAAGTCGCATACACCCTTGCTTCACGTTTAATTAGCAGGGGTGCTGAGGTTGTCACATCACTGGAGGGCAGGAGCCCATCCACCATCGAGAGGGCCAGGGCCCTGGGGGTGACCGAAGCATCAGAGGAGGATGTTTATTCATGTGAGGTTGTCATATCTGCGGTGACACCCGATGTTGCACTGGAGGCCGCAAGGAGGGCAGGCAGACATGTAAGGGGGATATATGTGGACATGAACAACATATCACCCGGGACTGTGCGGATGGCATCATCCCTCATCGAAAATGGAGGATTTGTGGATGCAGCCATAATGGGCAGTGTGAGGCGGAAGGGCGCCGATGTACTTATCATAGCCTCTGGAAGGGACGCAACGGAATTCATGAAGCTCAACATGTATGGATTGAACATTGAGGTAAGGGGAAGTGAACCCGGGGATGCATCGGCAATTAAAATGTTGAGGAGCAGCTACACAAAGGGTGTTTCAGCGCTTCTATGGGAGACACTCACTGCAGCTCGCAGGATGGGCCTTGAGGAGGACGTACTTGAGATGCTTGAATACACTGAGGGCCGTGATTTCAGGGAATCAGCTATTTCAAGGCTTAAAAGTTCATGCATCCATGCCAGAAGAAGATATGAGGAGATGAATGAGGTTCAGAATATGCTGGGGGAGGTCATAGATCCTGTCATGCCCCCATGTATTATGAGGGTATTTGAGAGACTGCTGGATGCGGAGGTATCTGCAGATGAAGACTACCGGGAGGTACTCGATGGGGTCATCGATGCATTCCTGTGA
- a CDS encoding DUF89 domain-containing protein encodes MKVYYECAPCFLRQAREALDLATDDEELKIRVMENILELLSERFRRGQVSNELGTRMHRLIKDMTGSEDPYREEKRRCNEIAWRFLPAVREYLEAHSDLESHVRVAITGNIIDFGALGLDFDHDRGIHESLRAPLRINHVPILEERLRDASEVLYLLDNTGEILFDRPLIEKLAEYGVSVKVAVKGEPILNDACMEDALEAGLDEVAEIVTTGTDSVGIVYGDLSDEFRRMLDETELVIAKGMGNYEGLTEVSDGSRDIFCLLNAKCSAIARDLGVDVGDNVAVKI; translated from the coding sequence ATGAAGGTATACTATGAATGCGCACCATGTTTCCTGAGACAGGCCAGGGAGGCCCTGGACCTTGCAACAGATGATGAGGAACTCAAAATTAGGGTCATGGAGAATATCCTTGAACTCCTCAGTGAGAGGTTCAGGAGGGGCCAGGTATCAAATGAACTCGGAACCAGGATGCACAGACTCATAAAGGATATGACAGGTTCAGAGGACCCCTACCGTGAGGAGAAGAGGAGATGCAATGAGATCGCATGGAGGTTCCTCCCAGCTGTAAGGGAATATCTGGAAGCCCACAGCGACCTTGAGAGCCATGTTCGAGTGGCAATAACAGGTAACATAATAGACTTCGGGGCACTGGGCCTGGACTTTGATCATGACAGGGGCATCCATGAATCCCTCAGGGCACCCCTCAGGATAAACCACGTGCCAATCCTTGAGGAGAGACTGAGGGATGCATCAGAGGTTCTCTACCTCCTCGACAACACAGGTGAGATACTATTCGACAGACCACTAATTGAAAAACTGGCAGAATACGGTGTCAGCGTGAAGGTTGCTGTTAAGGGCGAGCCGATACTCAATGATGCATGCATGGAGGACGCCCTAGAGGCGGGCCTTGATGAAGTGGCTGAAATCGTAACAACCGGCACAGACTCTGTGGGAATCGTATACGGGGATCTGTCAGATGAATTCCGGAGGATGCTGGATGAAACAGAACTCGTAATAGCCAAGGGTATGGGTAACTATGAGGGCCTAACAGAGGTATCGGATGGTTCCAGGGACATATTCTGTCTTCTAAATGCGAAATGCTCTGCAATCGCAAGGGACCTTGGTGTTGATGTTGGCGACAATGTTGCTGTTAAGATCTGA
- a CDS encoding MoaD/ThiS family protein, which produces MKFTVITDDGKKILESRVPRRIKDILGDLEIPVETVVVKRNGEIVIEEEEISDGDIIEVIRVIYGG; this is translated from the coding sequence ATGAAATTTACAGTAATCACAGACGATGGAAAGAAGATACTTGAATCAAGGGTTCCACGGAGGATAAAGGATATCCTCGGGGATCTTGAGATTCCAGTTGAAACGGTTGTTGTGAAAAGGAACGGTGAAATAGTCATAGAGGAAGAGGAGATCTCTGATGGGGATATCATAGAGGTCATAAGGGTTATCTATGGAGGTTAA
- a CDS encoding TIGR00269 family protein, which yields MQCTRCGSEGVIINRKYSGQLLCSDCFIETTRKKVMRDIRKYKLIERGDRVLVGLSGGKDSVMVIDILDELRERNIIELEAVTIDEGIGGYREDGVKIAGKICAERGIPHRVVSLKDYAGITLDEIMENPSRSACTYCGVFRRWILNREARKSQATKIATGHNLDDETQAIVMNYLEGNLENLTRIGPMTSSAGGRFIPKIKPLREIPEKEVALYVLARGLEVHLAGCPYASGSFRREIGDFLKQISVKRPTIMYSTLRGFDRIKEILRRDLQGSRKSGVCAECGEPASGKLCKACTFIDELKG from the coding sequence ATGCAGTGCACCAGATGTGGATCAGAGGGTGTCATAATAAACAGGAAATACTCAGGACAGCTACTCTGCAGTGACTGCTTCATAGAAACAACAAGAAAGAAGGTAATGAGGGATATAAGGAAATATAAACTAATAGAACGCGGAGACAGGGTACTTGTTGGTTTATCGGGCGGAAAGGACAGTGTGATGGTCATTGACATCCTTGATGAACTCAGGGAGAGGAACATAATAGAACTTGAGGCAGTCACCATCGATGAGGGTATAGGCGGGTACCGTGAGGATGGGGTAAAGATTGCGGGGAAAATATGTGCCGAGCGGGGCATACCCCACAGGGTTGTCAGCCTGAAGGATTATGCAGGGATAACACTGGATGAGATCATGGAAAACCCTTCAAGGAGCGCATGCACCTACTGCGGGGTATTCAGGCGGTGGATACTTAACAGGGAGGCCAGGAAGAGCCAGGCAACAAAGATAGCAACAGGTCACAACCTCGACGATGAGACCCAGGCAATAGTCATGAATTACCTTGAGGGAAATCTTGAGAACCTCACGAGGATAGGCCCCATGACATCATCTGCAGGGGGAAGGTTCATACCAAAGATCAAGCCCCTGAGGGAGATACCCGAAAAGGAGGTGGCCCTTTATGTACTTGCAAGGGGCCTCGAAGTCCACCTTGCAGGGTGCCCCTATGCATCAGGTTCATTCAGGAGGGAGATAGGTGACTTCCTCAAGCAGATATCAGTGAAACGTCCAACCATAATGTACTCAACACTCAGGGGATTCGACAGGATAAAGGAGATCCTCAGAAGGGATTTGCAGGGCTCCAGAAAGTCGGGGGTCTGCGCCGAATGCGGTGAACCGGCTTCAGGAAAACTCTGCAAGGCATGCACATTTATAGATGAGTTAAAGGGATGA
- a CDS encoding dihydropteroate synthase-like protein: MKVLIITGKLASETVREASSTSEHEVHVHVADTPIAAFLTPRRIVSEIRKINFSDDGEPDIIIVPGLIPKDVGMVEDETGIPAYKGPTDAADLPIVLDLLGEIELSTEKPADKLIEEEQRRRALQFIEDFENDQETRRALLERDENILVGGLPTGRDFPMRVLAEVANAPILLKEGRLRERIDYFIRSGADMIDLGMLAGEDNSELMPEIMRIARSAAGDVPVSVDTMNPPEIEVAVECGADMILSLDLGNYREVLPLLRKHGVPAVILPTDYSEGWVPETVEERVEALEELKRKCSGIDVIADPVLDPVNSRSIVDSVTACRMYAERNPDPIFFGVGNVTELLDADSTGANALLAGFGMELGVSILFTPEESGKALGSVYELSVASRMMFLARNRGSIPKDLGINLVLFKDKRRAGGVMEEVDVPVIEAEGGIKFVRDKMGSFKIMVDGGKIKAVLYHGMEPEVAFTSDSAKKLYEEIINRKLVSRLEHAAYLGAELQKAEIALRTGKSYVQDFELFERLFPL, encoded by the coding sequence ATGAAAGTCCTCATAATCACAGGAAAACTTGCATCAGAGACTGTAAGGGAAGCATCATCCACTTCAGAGCATGAAGTTCATGTTCACGTTGCTGACACTCCCATAGCAGCCTTTTTAACACCGAGAAGAATAGTATCAGAGATCAGGAAGATTAACTTTTCGGATGATGGAGAACCTGACATCATAATTGTACCTGGGCTCATACCCAAGGATGTGGGAATGGTTGAGGATGAGACAGGCATACCAGCATACAAGGGACCCACAGATGCAGCCGACCTCCCCATAGTCCTCGACCTCCTGGGGGAAATTGAACTATCAACAGAAAAACCCGCCGACAAACTGATAGAGGAGGAACAGAGGAGGAGGGCGCTGCAGTTCATAGAGGACTTTGAAAATGATCAGGAAACCAGAAGGGCCCTCCTTGAAAGGGATGAAAACATACTTGTTGGGGGCTTACCAACAGGTAGGGACTTCCCCATGAGGGTCCTCGCCGAGGTCGCCAATGCACCCATCCTCCTGAAGGAGGGCAGACTCAGGGAACGCATCGATTACTTCATAAGAAGCGGTGCAGACATGATAGACCTGGGAATGCTCGCCGGTGAGGACAACTCTGAGCTTATGCCGGAGATAATGAGGATAGCACGATCAGCAGCAGGGGACGTTCCTGTAAGTGTGGATACCATGAACCCACCGGAAATTGAGGTTGCGGTGGAGTGCGGTGCAGATATGATACTGAGCCTTGACCTGGGAAACTACAGGGAAGTTCTACCACTCCTCAGAAAACATGGAGTGCCCGCAGTGATCCTGCCAACAGATTACAGTGAGGGATGGGTCCCCGAAACAGTTGAGGAGAGGGTTGAAGCCCTAGAAGAACTTAAAAGGAAGTGCAGCGGCATAGATGTCATAGCTGACCCTGTACTGGACCCTGTAAACAGCAGGAGCATAGTTGACTCGGTGACAGCCTGCAGGATGTATGCAGAGAGAAACCCGGACCCCATATTCTTCGGGGTGGGTAACGTAACGGAGCTCCTCGACGCTGACTCTACCGGCGCAAACGCCCTCCTGGCAGGATTCGGGATGGAACTTGGTGTCAGCATACTATTCACGCCCGAAGAGAGTGGTAAGGCCCTTGGAAGCGTTTATGAACTATCGGTGGCATCAAGGATGATGTTCCTCGCCCGAAACCGTGGTTCGATTCCAAAGGATCTTGGTATTAACCTGGTTCTCTTCAAGGACAAGAGAAGAGCAGGCGGAGTTATGGAGGAAGTTGATGTACCGGTCATTGAGGCAGAGGGGGGAATTAAATTCGTAAGGGACAAAATGGGGAGCTTCAAGATCATGGTTGATGGTGGAAAAATAAAGGCAGTGCTCTATCATGGAATGGAGCCAGAGGTTGCCTTCACCTCAGACAGTGCCAAAAAATTATATGAGGAGATCATAAATAGAAAACTTGTAAGCAGACTAGAACATGCAGCCTACCTCGGGGCGGAGCTCCAGAAGGCAGAGATAGCCCTGAGGACAGGTAAAAGCTATGTCCAGGACTTTGAACTATTTGAGAGGTTGTTCCCGCTTTGA
- the porC gene encoding pyruvate synthase subunit PorC, translated as MIEIRFHGRGGQGAVTAAEILAKAAFEDGKYSQAFPFFGVERRGAPVMAFTRIDDSPVRRRYQVYNPDYVVVLDEGLVDVVDVFSGLKKEGMVVLNTAGDFTSEDFDVHTIDATGIALKTLGRPIVNTVMLGALAGVTGLVSIDSLIKIIKETFPGKIGDKNAEAARIAYEEMKNSG; from the coding sequence ATGATCGAAATTCGCTTTCATGGACGCGGTGGGCAGGGCGCTGTTACGGCGGCAGAGATTCTAGCTAAAGCCGCATTCGAAGACGGCAAATATTCACAGGCATTCCCATTCTTCGGTGTTGAGCGAAGAGGAGCTCCAGTTATGGCTTTCACAAGAATTGATGACTCGCCAGTCAGGAGAAGGTATCAGGTTTATAATCCAGATTATGTTGTTGTTCTTGATGAGGGTCTGGTTGATGTTGTTGATGTATTCTCAGGTTTAAAGAAAGAGGGCATGGTTGTTTTAAATACTGCAGGGGACTTCACTTCAGAAGATTTTGATGTTCACACAATCGACGCCACAGGAATAGCACTCAAAACCCTTGGAAGGCCAATTGTAAACACTGTTATGCTGGGAGCCCTTGCAGGTGTAACAGGCCTTGTAAGCATCGACTCACTCATAAAGATAATTAAGGAAACATTCCCCGGGAAGATAGGGGATAAGAATGCTGAGGCTGCGAGGATAGCCTACGAAGAGATGAAAAACTCAGGGTGA
- the porD gene encoding pyruvate synthase subunit PorD, with protein sequence MESLGATVRKPGSTVKNRTGSWRTFKPVLDKDKCIDCDNCILFCPEGCINREHEIDYDYCKGCGICAEECPVKAIKMEREK encoded by the coding sequence ATGGAATCACTTGGAGCAACCGTTAGAAAGCCTGGAAGCACCGTTAAGAACAGAACCGGGAGCTGGAGAACATTCAAACCGGTTCTTGATAAGGACAAATGTATAGACTGTGACAACTGCATACTTTTCTGTCCGGAAGGGTGTATAAACAGGGAACATGAAATAGACTATGATTACTGTAAGGGATGCGGAATATGTGCAGAGGAGTGTCCCGTTAAGGCAATCAAAATGGAGAGAGAAAAGTAG